In Ectothiorhodospiraceae bacterium 2226, a single window of DNA contains:
- the nudE gene encoding ADP compounds hydrolase NudE: MAKIPVIRRSRTVARSRLFHIEELDLEFSNGVSARYERLAGSGRGAVLIVPMLDPETVLLIREYAAGVHRYELALPKGRVEPGEELLAAANREIMEEVGYAARRLEVLRAVTAAPGYLSHTTHIVLAQELYPQRAQGDEPEEIEVVPWRLSELSALLEQEDCTEARSIAALFLAREAMAGER; this comes from the coding sequence ATGGCCAAGATTCCGGTTATCCGCCGTTCCCGCACCGTCGCCCGCTCGCGCCTGTTCCACATCGAGGAACTGGATCTCGAGTTTTCCAACGGCGTGTCGGCCCGTTACGAGCGCCTCGCCGGCTCGGGGCGGGGGGCGGTGCTCATCGTGCCGATGCTCGATCCCGAGACGGTGCTGCTCATCCGCGAGTACGCCGCGGGGGTGCATCGCTACGAGCTTGCGCTGCCCAAGGGACGCGTCGAGCCCGGCGAAGAACTGTTGGCGGCGGCCAACCGCGAGATCATGGAGGAAGTGGGTTACGCGGCGCGGCGCCTGGAGGTGCTGCGCGCGGTGACGGCCGCCCCGGGTTATCTGAGCCACACCACGCACATCGTGCTGGCCCAGGAGCTCTACCCGCAGCGCGCGCAAGGCGACGAGCCGGAAGAGATCGAGGTGGTGCCGTGGCGCCTGTCCGAGCTGTCGGCACTGTTAGAACAAGAGGATTGCACTGAGGCCCGCAGCATCGCGGCCCTCTTTTTAGCCAGGGAGGCAATGGCGGGTGAACGCTGA
- the cysQ gene encoding 3'(2'),5'-bisphosphate nucleotidase CysQ translates to MDLNGLLPEVVALAREAGERILEVYETDFEVQIKGDDSPLTHADLAAHRTIVGGLRALTPELPVLSEESAAIPFEERARWRRYWLVDPLDGTREFVKRNGEFTVNIALIDNHEPVLGVVGVPVKNVAYYARRGGGAWRADSAGATQAIHARPLPDGPPTVAGSRSHAGRSLSAFLARLGTHELVSMGSALKSCLVAEGKADVYPRLGPTSEWDTAAAQAVVEEAGGHVTDTAMRPLRYNTKESLLNPHFFAYGANQVDWSKYLEAEPAGARPRPIAHGS, encoded by the coding sequence CTGGATTTGAACGGGCTGCTGCCCGAGGTGGTGGCGCTCGCGCGCGAGGCCGGGGAGCGCATCCTCGAGGTCTACGAGACCGACTTCGAAGTACAGATCAAGGGCGACGACAGCCCGCTGACCCACGCCGATCTCGCCGCCCACCGCACCATCGTCGGCGGCCTACGAGCCCTGACCCCCGAGCTGCCGGTGCTGTCCGAGGAGTCGGCCGCCATCCCGTTCGAAGAGCGGGCGCGCTGGCGCCGCTACTGGCTGGTGGACCCGCTGGACGGCACGCGCGAGTTCGTCAAGCGCAACGGCGAGTTCACGGTGAACATCGCCCTGATCGATAACCACGAGCCCGTGCTCGGCGTGGTCGGCGTACCGGTGAAAAACGTCGCGTACTACGCCCGTCGCGGCGGCGGCGCCTGGCGCGCCGACAGCGCAGGGGCGACGCAGGCAATTCACGCGCGCCCCCTGCCGGACGGCCCGCCGACGGTCGCCGGCAGCCGCTCGCACGCCGGCCGTTCGCTCAGCGCCTTCCTGGCCCGCCTCGGCACGCACGAGCTGGTGAGCATGGGCAGCGCGCTCAAGTCCTGCCTGGTGGCCGAAGGCAAGGCCGACGTCTACCCGCGCCTCGGGCCCACGTCGGAATGGGACACCGCGGCGGCCCAGGCCGTGGTCGAGGAGGCCGGCGGGCACGTGACCGACACCGCCATGCGCCCGCTGCGCTACAACACCAAGGAAAGCCTGCTGAACCCCCACTTCTTCGCCTACGGCGCGAATCAGGTCGACTGGTCGAAGTATCTGGAGGCGGAGCCCGCCGGGGCCCGCCCGCGCCCCATCGCGCACGGCTCGTGA
- the minE gene encoding cell division topological specificity factor MinE encodes MGLLDLLRGRRNGSAKTAKERLQIVITHERANRNAPDYLPLLKKDLMEVIAKYVDVDNDSVSVTLEQEAELGVLELNITLPDKGRVAAR; translated from the coding sequence ATGGGTCTTCTCGATTTGCTGCGTGGGCGCCGCAACGGTTCAGCCAAGACCGCCAAGGAACGCCTGCAGATCGTCATCACGCACGAACGTGCCAACCGCAACGCGCCGGACTACCTGCCGTTGCTCAAGAAGGACTTGATGGAAGTGATTGCCAAGTACGTGGATGTCGACAACGACAGTGTGTCGGTAACGCTCGAGCAGGAGGCTGAGCTGGGTGTACTGGAGCTCAACATCACGCTGCCCGACAAGGGACGCGTGGCCGCCCGCTGA
- the minD gene encoding septum site-determining protein MinD, with protein sequence MAKIIVVTSGKGGVGKTTTSANFAMGLALQGHKTAVIDFDVGLRNLDLVMGCERRVVYDFVNVINEEATLHQALIRDKRCDKLYVLPASQTRDKDALSREGVGRVLKALAEDQGFDYIVCDSPAGIEGGAMMAMYYADEALVVVNPEVSSVRDSDRILGILAAKSRRAEDAGEPVREHLIVTRYSPRRVASGEMLSVEDVCEILGIPLLGVVPESQDVLQASNAGVPIVLQERSEAGDAYSDIVARFLGEERPQRFLEEARKGILQRLFGS encoded by the coding sequence TTGGCAAAGATCATCGTAGTCACATCCGGCAAGGGGGGCGTGGGCAAGACGACCACCAGCGCCAACTTCGCCATGGGTCTCGCGCTGCAGGGGCACAAGACGGCGGTTATCGATTTCGACGTCGGCTTGCGCAACCTGGATCTGGTGATGGGCTGCGAGCGCCGCGTGGTGTACGACTTCGTCAACGTCATCAATGAAGAAGCGACGCTGCACCAGGCGCTGATCCGCGACAAGCGCTGCGACAAGCTGTACGTGCTGCCCGCCTCGCAGACGCGCGACAAGGACGCGCTCTCGCGCGAGGGGGTGGGGCGCGTCCTGAAGGCGCTCGCCGAGGACCAAGGTTTCGACTACATCGTGTGCGACTCACCCGCCGGCATCGAGGGCGGCGCCATGATGGCCATGTACTACGCCGACGAGGCGTTGGTGGTAGTCAATCCCGAGGTCTCCTCGGTGCGCGACTCCGACCGCATTCTCGGCATCCTCGCGGCCAAGTCGCGCCGTGCGGAGGACGCTGGCGAGCCGGTGCGCGAGCATCTGATCGTTACGCGTTACTCGCCGCGGCGGGTGGCGAGCGGCGAGATGTTGAGCGTGGAAGACGTGTGCGAGATCCTCGGCATCCCGCTGCTCGGGGTGGTGCCGGAGTCGCAGGACGTGCTGCAGGCCTCGAACGCCGGCGTGCCCATCGTGCTGCAGGAACGTAGCGAGGCCGGCGATGCCTACAGCGACATCGTGGCCCGCTTCCTGGGCGAGGAGCGCCCGCAGCGTTTCCTCGAAGAGGCCCGCAAGGGTATCCTCCAGCGCCTGTTCGGGAGCTGA
- the minC gene encoding septum site-determining protein MinC, which yields MGTRSAAKPGVGARRTSAALAFTGRSFTFSVLRIFSSELTALNDALRTHLAKGADFFQNAAVVLDLNEVEAPERLNLRALLQGLRTHGLRPAALLAGAPAPLAAAARELGLGVVGAGAAREAAPAPPAYAPAKLVTQPVRSGQQVYAPGGDLVVVGPVNTGAELLADGSIHVYGTFRGRALAGVQGDESARIFCQDFAGELVSIAGVYRVVEEGTRPPRSVQVRLVQGQLVIEAL from the coding sequence TTGGGAACTCGCTCAGCCGCCAAGCCGGGCGTCGGCGCACGCCGCACGTCGGCCGCGCTCGCCTTCACGGGACGCAGCTTCACCTTCAGCGTACTGCGCATCTTCAGCAGTGAGCTCACCGCGCTGAACGACGCCTTGCGCACCCACCTGGCAAAAGGCGCGGATTTCTTCCAGAACGCGGCCGTGGTGCTGGACCTCAACGAGGTCGAGGCACCGGAGCGCCTGAACCTGCGCGCCCTGCTCCAGGGGCTGCGCACCCACGGCTTGCGCCCGGCCGCGCTGCTGGCCGGGGCGCCGGCGCCGCTGGCTGCTGCCGCGCGCGAGCTCGGCTTGGGCGTGGTCGGCGCGGGCGCGGCACGCGAGGCCGCGCCCGCGCCACCGGCCTATGCGCCGGCCAAACTGGTCACGCAGCCGGTGCGCTCGGGCCAGCAGGTGTATGCGCCCGGCGGCGACCTGGTGGTGGTCGGGCCGGTCAACACCGGCGCCGAGTTGCTCGCCGACGGCAGCATCCACGTCTACGGCACCTTTCGCGGCCGTGCGTTGGCGGGCGTCCAGGGGGATGAAAGCGCGCGCATCTTCTGTCAGGATTTCGCGGGCGAGTTGGTGTCAATCGCCGGGGTCTACCGGGTGGTCGAAGAGGGCACACGCCCGCCGCGGTCGGTACAGGTGCGCCTGGTGCAGGGCCAACTGGTCATTGAGGCCTTGTAA
- a CDS encoding methylthioribulose 1-phosphate dehydratase, with protein sequence MGQAQDRRSAARALTEAGRFFFARGWVPATSGNFSARLSADEALLTVSGRHKGHLDPEADFLRVDLDGRSLDADRRPSAETELHTTLYRRDAGIGAVLHTHSPHATVLSQLTRGGDLELAEYEVLKAFPGIATHSASVRVPVFDNDQDITRLAAAVAARMDAAGLGVGYLIAGHGCYTWGETVADAVRHVEALEFLFECELLKRGLVR encoded by the coding sequence ATGGGTCAGGCACAGGATAGACGAAGCGCCGCGCGCGCGCTGACCGAGGCCGGGCGGTTCTTCTTCGCCCGCGGATGGGTCCCCGCGACCAGCGGGAACTTCTCAGCGCGTCTGTCGGCCGATGAGGCCCTGCTCACCGTCTCGGGCCGCCACAAGGGCCATCTCGACCCGGAGGCGGACTTTCTGCGCGTGGACCTCGACGGTCGTAGCCTGGATGCGGATCGGCGCCCGTCCGCCGAGACCGAGTTGCACACCACCCTGTACCGGCGCGACGCCGGGATCGGTGCGGTGCTGCACACCCACTCGCCCCACGCCACGGTACTGTCCCAACTTACGCGGGGGGGCGACCTGGAACTGGCCGAGTACGAAGTGCTGAAGGCCTTTCCGGGGATCGCGACCCACAGCGCCAGCGTGCGCGTACCGGTGTTCGACAACGACCAGGACATCACGCGGCTGGCGGCCGCGGTCGCTGCGCGCATGGACGCGGCCGGACTCGGTGTCGGCTACCTGATCGCCGGGCATGGCTGCTATACCTGGGGGGAGACCGTGGCCGATGCGGTGCGCCATGTCGAGGCGTTGGAGTTCCTGTTCGAATGCGAGCTGCTGAAGCGAGGATTGGTGCGATGA
- a CDS encoding cupin gives MSELRIYREAGADGAPAGEPRVVQAREDIARELAAIGVLFEAWEAERVLPDDATQDEVIEAYRGPIERLMRDNGFKSVDVVSMYPDHPDREALRKKFLDEHTHSDYEVRFFVDGSGLFYLHPQNEAGRGKVYTVLCERGDLISVPAGTPHWFDMGERPFFKAIRLFCSPEGWVADFTGSDIARRYPAYDELV, from the coding sequence ATGAGCGAACTGCGTATCTACCGCGAGGCGGGGGCCGACGGCGCGCCGGCGGGCGAGCCGCGCGTGGTGCAGGCGCGCGAGGACATCGCGCGCGAGCTGGCGGCAATCGGCGTGCTGTTCGAGGCCTGGGAGGCCGAGCGCGTGCTGCCGGACGATGCGACCCAGGACGAGGTGATTGAGGCCTACCGCGGCCCGATCGAGCGCCTGATGCGCGACAACGGCTTCAAATCCGTCGACGTGGTGAGCATGTATCCCGACCACCCCGACCGGGAGGCGCTGCGCAAGAAGTTTCTCGACGAGCACACCCACAGCGACTACGAGGTGCGCTTCTTCGTCGACGGCAGCGGCCTGTTCTATCTGCACCCGCAGAACGAGGCCGGGCGCGGCAAGGTGTACACCGTGCTGTGCGAGCGCGGCGACTTGATCAGCGTGCCGGCCGGCACCCCGCACTGGTTCGACATGGGCGAGCGGCCGTTCTTCAAGGCCATCCGGCTGTTCTGCTCGCCCGAGGGCTGGGTGGCCGACTTCACGGGCAGCGACATCGCGCGCCGCTACCCCGCCTACGACGAGCTCGTATGA
- the mtnC gene encoding acireductone synthase: MIRAIVTDIEGTTSSLSFVKDALFPYAREHLPAFVRANAQRPDVRRELNQVQAETGAVDDEAAIQTLLQWIDEDRKATPLKTLQGMIWERGFAQGDFQGHIYEDAARRLREWHAAGLKLYVYSSGSVQAQKLLFAHTAYGDLTPLFSGYFDTTIGNKREAGAYRRILQTIGLPGEQVLFLSDVPAELDAARAARMRTLWLVRDEETDLAADHTAVRNFHAIDFNALR, from the coding sequence ATGATCCGCGCGATCGTCACCGACATCGAGGGCACGACGTCCTCGCTTTCGTTCGTCAAGGACGCGCTGTTCCCCTATGCGCGCGAACACCTGCCCGCGTTCGTGCGCGCGAACGCGCAGCGGCCCGATGTGCGCCGCGAGCTCAATCAGGTGCAGGCGGAAACCGGCGCCGTGGACGACGAGGCGGCCATCCAGACCTTGCTCCAGTGGATCGACGAGGACCGCAAGGCGACCCCGCTTAAGACGCTACAGGGCATGATTTGGGAGCGCGGCTTCGCGCAAGGTGACTTTCAGGGCCACATCTACGAGGACGCCGCACGGCGCCTGCGCGAGTGGCATGCCGCCGGGCTCAAGCTGTACGTGTACTCCTCCGGTTCCGTGCAGGCCCAGAAGCTGCTGTTCGCACACACCGCCTACGGCGACCTCACGCCGCTGTTCAGCGGTTATTTCGACACCACCATCGGCAACAAACGTGAAGCGGGCGCCTACCGGCGCATCCTGCAGACCATCGGCCTGCCCGGCGAGCAGGTGCTGTTCTTGTCCGACGTACCGGCCGAGTTGGATGCCGCGCGCGCGGCGCGCATGCGCACGCTGTGGCTGGTGCGCGACGAGGAGACCGACCTGGCGGCCGACCACACGGCGGTGCGCAACTTCCACGCCATCGACTTCAACGCGTTGCGCTAG
- a CDS encoding BON domain-containing protein, whose translation MMPDDALIRQVRAALEREPHVDLHHHPIKARMDHDALVLEGEVGSVAAKKLALACAAAVPGIAAIIDRLHVEPLERPGDGAVRDRVLANLEQDRALQVSGLRVLDGNGRGTLVRATPPESNDEIVVRVEEGVVTLSGQVNSLSHKRLAGVLCWWARGVRDVVNGLEVVPDEADNGAELTDALRLVLDKDPSVDATQIRAHAEDDHTVVLEGLVAAEGQRHAAERDAWFVFGVDRVVNRIEVQS comes from the coding sequence TTGATGCCCGACGACGCTCTGATCCGCCAAGTGCGTGCTGCGCTCGAGCGCGAGCCGCACGTGGACCTGCACCATCATCCGATCAAGGCGCGCATGGACCACGATGCGCTGGTGCTGGAGGGCGAAGTCGGCAGCGTGGCGGCCAAGAAGCTGGCGCTGGCGTGTGCCGCCGCCGTGCCCGGCATCGCGGCGATCATCGACCGCCTGCACGTCGAGCCGCTCGAACGCCCCGGCGACGGCGCGGTACGCGATCGGGTGCTCGCCAACCTGGAGCAGGATCGCGCGTTACAAGTCAGCGGGTTGCGCGTGCTGGACGGCAACGGGCGCGGTACCTTGGTGCGCGCCACGCCGCCGGAGTCGAACGACGAGATCGTGGTGCGCGTGGAAGAGGGCGTGGTGACCTTGAGCGGGCAGGTCAACAGCCTGTCGCACAAGCGCTTGGCGGGCGTGCTGTGCTGGTGGGCGCGTGGGGTGAGGGACGTCGTCAACGGGCTGGAGGTGGTCCCCGACGAGGCCGACAACGGCGCCGAACTGACTGACGCGCTGCGCCTGGTGCTCGACAAGGATCCGTCGGTGGATGCCACCCAGATCCGCGCGCACGCCGAGGATGACCACACCGTGGTGCTGGAGGGGCTGGTGGCGGCCGAGGGTCAGCGCCACGCCGCCGAACGCGACGCGTGGTTCGTGTTCGGCGTGGACCGCGTGGTCAACCGCATCGAGGTCCAGTCCTAG
- a CDS encoding YbaK/EbsC family protein: MPLAETVKRYLDQSGADYEIVEHPRTLASTHTAREAHVPGQDVAKAVVLQDDQRFLMVIVPATHEVELGVLHEELDRPVGLATAAEVNQLFPDCDPGAVPPLGPAYGLETLIDESVGTDPEIYFEGGDHQSLVRMRAETFLDLLRDARAGQYSHPMQSNHSRGKRMH, from the coding sequence ATGCCACTAGCAGAGACGGTGAAGCGCTACCTGGACCAGAGCGGCGCCGACTACGAGATTGTCGAGCACCCGCGCACCCTCGCCAGTACCCACACCGCGCGCGAGGCCCACGTGCCGGGCCAGGATGTGGCCAAGGCGGTGGTGTTGCAGGACGATCAGCGCTTTCTCATGGTGATCGTGCCGGCCACCCACGAGGTCGAGCTTGGCGTGCTGCACGAGGAACTCGACCGTCCGGTGGGACTCGCCACCGCCGCCGAGGTCAACCAGCTGTTCCCCGATTGTGATCCTGGCGCGGTGCCGCCGCTCGGGCCGGCCTATGGATTGGAGACGCTGATCGACGAGAGCGTCGGCACAGACCCGGAGATCTACTTCGAGGGTGGCGATCACCAGTCACTGGTGCGCATGCGGGCCGAGACCTTCCTCGACCTGCTGCGCGACGCCCGCGCCGGCCAGTACAGCCACCCCATGCAGTCCAACCACAGCCGCGGCAAGAGGATGCATTGA
- a CDS encoding MBL fold metallo-hydrolase, with the protein MVRARSALILLLIAVSPAALAERILPAPEQLSERVWAWIGPYGGPTQENRGFRMNLLYVVGDDAVAVLDTGYTEAMAQEMLAAIRARTDRPIRYAVNTNSQAARHMGNDVFRDAGAEIVAHRDALPRLTGEAQNFAGAVERTLGLAADSVQPPAPPTEVVDGPAKLDLGGVTLELLPAGHAHTPGSLVVNIAEQGLVYAGDVLYGERLLSILPGVSDVAGWIAAYEGLRAHTGASFVPGHGKPGPLEKFEHPVHGYLTALREHMDAQVDMGVDMQSAIESFDASPWAPLENFEDLHARNAHAAYVQSEEAAFGN; encoded by the coding sequence ATGGTGCGTGCGCGAAGTGCCTTGATCCTGCTCCTGATCGCCGTGTCGCCGGCGGCGCTGGCCGAACGCATCCTGCCCGCGCCGGAGCAACTCAGCGAACGCGTCTGGGCGTGGATCGGCCCCTATGGCGGGCCGACGCAAGAGAACCGCGGGTTTCGCATGAACCTGCTGTACGTGGTGGGCGACGACGCCGTCGCGGTGCTGGACACCGGCTACACCGAGGCGATGGCGCAGGAGATGCTGGCCGCCATTCGCGCGCGAACCGACCGGCCGATCCGCTATGCGGTCAACACCAATTCCCAGGCGGCCCGCCATATGGGCAACGACGTGTTCCGAGACGCCGGCGCCGAGATCGTCGCGCACCGGGATGCGCTGCCGCGCCTCACCGGCGAGGCGCAGAACTTCGCCGGCGCCGTGGAGCGGACCCTCGGCTTGGCGGCCGACAGCGTGCAGCCGCCGGCACCGCCCACCGAGGTGGTGGACGGCCCCGCCAAGCTCGACCTCGGCGGCGTGACCCTGGAACTCCTGCCGGCCGGCCACGCCCACACGCCGGGCAGCCTGGTGGTCAACATCGCCGAGCAAGGGCTGGTGTATGCCGGTGACGTGCTGTACGGCGAGCGGCTGCTGTCGATCCTCCCCGGCGTCAGCGACGTGGCCGGCTGGATCGCCGCCTACGAGGGCCTGCGGGCGCATACGGGCGCGAGCTTCGTGCCGGGACACGGCAAGCCCGGTCCACTGGAGAAGTTCGAACACCCCGTGCACGGCTACCTCACCGCGCTGCGCGAGCACATGGACGCGCAGGTCGACATGGGCGTCGACATGCAGAGCGCGATCGAAAGCTTCGACGCCTCCCCCTGGGCGCCGCTCGAGAACTTCGAGGATCTCCACGCGCGCAACGCCCACGCCGCCTACGTGCAGAGCGAGGAGGCCGCGTTCGGCAATTGA
- a CDS encoding ExeM/NucH family extracellular endonuclease — MRGLGFALALLALTGGAAGARECPPLATAPLAEVKTQAPGQRVTVEGVVTGVFLGREALGGFYLQQAGAPEPAAVFVFAPRLGARERRGIEPGVRVRLAAETAEHRGRFQLSAPARVEVCGRPGLPDPVPLELPADADRLARLVDVKVRFDQPLTVTGNYLLARYGSLDLAAGGRLFRPTNAPDGDPAANARRRIVLDDGSYRAQPEPIPYLDAYGSRRSGAVIEGLTGILAHAFEEYRVHPIRAVHFDDANPRPAAPPPVPGRVRAAAFNVENYFLSLGQRGARHAQELERQRAKLLAAAHGLEADLLALVEVENRAEALTDLVRQLNRGAEEAHWRAVPVPQPLGTDAIQVALVYRADRLEVVGAPRVDTDPIHERPPVAAVFRARAGGAPFLAVAVHFKSKTGCPARGDIDRGQGCWNQRRTAQGEALAGFVRRAAHEAAVEDVLVLGDLNAYGAEDPLRVLDEAGLVDLVAARLPPERRYTYVFRGEAGYLDHVLASAGMAERVRGVAIWHINADEPPHLAFDGRRDWYAPDPYRSSDHDPVLVGFD, encoded by the coding sequence ATGCGGGGCCTCGGCTTCGCGCTGGCGCTGCTCGCGCTGACCGGCGGGGCGGCGGGCGCCCGCGAATGTCCGCCCCTCGCGACGGCGCCGCTGGCCGAGGTCAAGACGCAGGCGCCGGGCCAGCGCGTGACGGTCGAAGGCGTGGTGACGGGGGTGTTCCTCGGGCGTGAGGCCCTGGGCGGCTTTTATCTTCAGCAGGCGGGCGCGCCGGAGCCGGCCGCCGTGTTCGTGTTCGCCCCCCGCCTGGGCGCGCGCGAGCGCCGGGGGATCGAGCCGGGGGTGCGCGTGCGCCTGGCCGCCGAGACCGCCGAGCACCGCGGGCGCTTCCAGCTGAGCGCGCCGGCGCGCGTGGAGGTGTGCGGCCGTCCCGGGCTGCCGGACCCCGTGCCGCTCGAGTTGCCCGCCGATGCCGATCGCCTGGCGCGACTGGTGGACGTCAAGGTGCGCTTCGATCAGCCCCTCACCGTCACCGGCAACTATCTGCTCGCACGTTACGGCTCGCTGGATCTGGCGGCCGGCGGGCGCCTGTTTCGGCCGACCAACGCGCCGGACGGCGACCCGGCGGCCAACGCGCGGCGGCGCATCGTGCTGGACGACGGCAGCTACCGCGCGCAGCCCGAGCCGATTCCCTACCTCGACGCCTACGGCAGCCGGCGCAGCGGCGCGGTGATCGAAGGTCTGACCGGCATTCTCGCGCACGCCTTCGAGGAATACCGCGTGCACCCCATTCGCGCGGTGCATTTCGACGACGCGAATCCGCGTCCGGCGGCCCCGCCGCCGGTGCCGGGGCGGGTGCGTGCGGCGGCCTTCAATGTGGAGAACTATTTCCTCAGCCTTGGGCAGCGCGGGGCGCGTCATGCACAGGAACTCGAGCGTCAACGCGCCAAGCTGTTGGCCGCGGCCCACGGGCTGGAGGCCGACCTGCTGGCGCTGGTGGAGGTCGAAAACCGCGCCGAGGCCCTGACCGACCTGGTCCGCCAGTTGAACCGTGGCGCGGAAGAAGCGCATTGGCGCGCGGTGCCGGTGCCCCAGCCGCTCGGTACCGATGCCATTCAGGTCGCGCTGGTGTACCGCGCCGACCGACTGGAGGTGGTGGGCGCACCGCGCGTCGACACCGACCCCATCCATGAGCGTCCGCCGGTGGCGGCCGTGTTCCGCGCGCGCGCCGGCGGCGCGCCGTTCCTGGCCGTGGCGGTCCACTTCAAGTCCAAGACCGGCTGTCCCGCGCGCGGCGACATCGATCGCGGGCAGGGCTGTTGGAACCAGCGGCGCACGGCGCAGGGCGAGGCGCTGGCGGGCTTCGTGCGGCGCGCCGCACACGAGGCCGCGGTGGAGGACGTGCTGGTGCTGGGCGACCTGAACGCCTACGGCGCGGAGGACCCGCTGCGGGTATTGGACGAGGCCGGGTTGGTGGACTTGGTGGCCGCGCGGCTGCCGCCCGAGCGGCGCTACACCTACGTATTCCGGGGCGAGGCCGGCTATCTCGACCACGTTCTGGCGAGCGCCGGCATGGCCGAGCGGGTCCGCGGCGTGGCGATCTGGCACATCAACGCGGATGAGCCGCCGCACCTGGCGTTCGACGGGCGCCGCGACTGGTACGCGCCTGACCCCTACCGCAGTTCGGACCACGACCCGGTGTTGGTCGGCTTCGACTGA
- the moaB gene encoding molybdenum cofactor biosynthesis protein B → MTERAFIPVSVAVLTVSDTRSEADDTSGRYLAEAVQQAGHRLAEKLIVPDDVYRIRAEVSRWIADPDVQAVIATGGTGLTGRDGTPEALVPLFDKTIEGFGEVFRHVSLAEINTSTIQSRAVAGVANGTYVFALPGSSGACRTAWTQILAHQLDYRTRPCNLVELMPRLLER, encoded by the coding sequence ATGACCGAGCGTGCCTTCATTCCCGTAAGCGTCGCCGTGCTCACGGTATCGGACACGCGCAGCGAGGCGGACGACACCTCCGGCCGCTACCTCGCCGAGGCCGTGCAGCAGGCAGGGCACCGCTTGGCGGAGAAGCTCATCGTGCCCGACGATGTGTACCGCATTCGCGCCGAGGTGTCCCGCTGGATCGCCGACCCCGACGTTCAGGCGGTGATCGCCACCGGCGGCACGGGCCTGACGGGGCGCGACGGCACGCCGGAGGCGCTCGTCCCGCTATTCGACAAGACCATCGAAGGCTTCGGCGAGGTGTTTCGCCACGTCTCGCTCGCGGAGATCAACACCTCGACCATCCAGTCGCGCGCGGTGGCGGGCGTGGCCAATGGCACGTATGTGTTCGCGCTGCCCGGCTCGAGCGGGGCCTGTCGCACGGCATGGACCCAAATCCTGGCCCATCAGCTGGACTACCGCACTCGCCCGTGCAACCTCGTTGAGTTGATGCCGCGCTTGTTGGAACGCTGA